CCAGCCGCTTGGCGTTACAGATGATGGTCGTGCCGACGCAGTTCACGCCGGTCGTCGAGATGATGCGCTCTCCGTTCACGGCCACGGCCTCCGCCCCGCCGGCGAAGAGGTCGTTGATCACGCCCTGCAGATCGGTGTAGTGCAGGATCACGGTGTTCGGATCATCGCCCGGCCGCAGGGGCAGCGGGCTGTCGTCCAGCTCCACGATGAGGCCCGGACCGGCGATGTGGGTGTGGCCGGCCAGGGCCCGAAGCCGCTCCAGTTGCCGCCCCAGGACCTCCAGCTGATCCCGACCCTGCGCCGCCCCCTGCTCGTAGGCGTGCAGCTGGCTGCGCAGCTGGACGATCTGCGTCTCCAGCGCAGCCCGCTGGCGCTCCATCTCCCGGAGCATGAACCCCAGTTCTTCCAGCCGCTGGGACGGCAGGCGCAGTTGCTGACGGATGAGGAGTTCGTTGCGGATCTGGGTGACGGCGAGAAACGCGACCGCGGCAAGAATGACGGCCATCGACACCTGCAGGCGCGTGACCCGCCAGGGGCGGGCGGAGGAAGGAAACCAGGCCATGGTGAAACCGCCGGCGCTGCCGCCGCGGACTCTTGCTTCAAGTATAGGGGGCGTGCGGAAAACCGGTCAACGTGCGGGGCCGCTCACCCGGTGCGCTCGCGGGCTTCCAGTTTGGCCTTGATGCGTTTCAGGCGGAAGACGTCCTCGCGGGCGCGCTGCTCCAGCACCGAGGCGATGAAACGGATCTCCCCGCGCAGGCGGGGGATGACCACCTGCTCCAGGGCGTTGACCCGCCGCGTGGTCTTCTTGATCTCCTCACCGATCTTCTTCAGCTTGATCTCCGTGGCCGCCACTTCCAGAATCGCCCGCAGGACCTCCTCGAAGTTGGCCGCGCTTTCCACGGTGCGGGCGCTGGTCGTGGCCGGGTTGTGGCCGCGCTCCAGCAGGCTGCGGCGGACCTCGCGCACCTCGACCTCCGGAATCTTGGTCCCCCAGACGTTGCGCACCTCGATGTCCACCAGCATCTCCCGCCGGTCGGCGAGCGCCGCGGCCTCCAGGGCCTCGCGGCCCTCCCAGGCCTTGGCCAGGGCCAGCAGGATGTAGGCCTCCTTCGCCGCCGCGGCCAGCCGCTCGCGGGCCGCCAGGGACTGGCGCACGATGTTGAAGAAGTCCGCCACCAGGGCGTCGCGCTTGCGCTTGAGGAGGTCGACGCCCTGGACGGCGATCTGCGCCTGCTGCTTGCGCTGCAGCAGGTTCATCCGGGTGGGGCTGACGGTCTCGGGCATGGCTACAGGCGCCGGCGCTCCTCCCAGATCTCCTCCATCAGTGCGCCGTAGTACTTGTCGATGTGGTCCTGCTTGACCCGCTTCAGCTCGCCCTTCGGGAACATGGACAGCAGCTTCCAGGCCAGGTTCAGCGTCTCCTCGATGGTCCGGTCGGTCTGCCCCTGGTTGAGGAACTGCCGCTCGAACTCGTCGGCGAAACGGAGATACAGGCGGTCGCGGTCGGTCAGCGCTTCCTCGCCGATGATCGCCACCAGCCGCCGCAGGTCCACGCCGTTGGCGTACGCGGAATAGAGCTGGTCGCGCAGCCCGCCGTGGTCCTCGCGGGTGCGGCCCTTGCCGATGCCGTCGTTCATCAGGCGGCTGAGACTGCGCAGCGGCGTGATGGGGGGGTAGATGCCCAGACGGTGCAGCTCGCGGCTGAGGATGATCTGCCCCTCGGTGATGTAGCCGGTCAGGTCGGCGATGGGGTGCGTGATGTCGTCGTCGGGCATGGTCAGGATGGGCAGCTGGGTGATGCTGCCCTTGCGGCCGTGGATGCGGCCGGCCCGCTCGTAAATCGTGGCCAGGTCGGTGTACATGTATCCCGGATAGCCGCGGCGGCCGGGAATCTCCTCCCGGGCGGCGCCGATCTCGCGCAGCGCCTCGCAGTAGTTGGTCATGTCCGTGAGGATGACCAGCACCTGCATGTCCAGCTCGAAGGCCAGATACTCCGCCGCGGTCAGGGCGACGCGCGGGGTGATGAGCCGCTCGATGGCCGGGTCGTCGGCCAGGTTGAGGAAGACCACCGAGCGCGCCAGCGCGCCGGTGGACTCGAACTGGTCGATGAAATAGGCGGCTTCGCGCTGGGTGATGCCCATGGCGGCGAAGACGACCGAGAAATCTTCCGCCGCGCCCAGCACCTTGGCCTGGCGGGCGATCTGCGCCGCGATCTCGTTGTGGGGCAGGCCGGCCCCGCTGAAGATGGGCAGCTTCTGGCCGCGCACCAGGGTGTTCAGGCCGTCGATGGCCGAAATGCCGGTCTGGATGAACTCCCGGGGGCGCTGGCGGGCCACCGGGTTGATCGGCGCCCCGATGATGGGCAGGCGCTTCTCCGGGATGATGGGCGGGAGCCCGTCGATGGGCTCGCCCAGGCCGTTGAAGCGCCGGCCGATGATCTCGCGGGAAACCCCCAGCCGCGCCACATCCTCGCGCAGGCTGATGCTGGTGCGGGCCAGGTCCAGCCCCGTGGTCTCTTCGAAGACCTGGATCACGGCGTTCTTCTCCGAGACCTCGATGACCTGACCGCCGCGCACCGTGTCGTCGGGCAGGTGGATGTTCACGATGGCCCCGTAGCTGAGGTCCTTCGCCCCCTCGACGAAGAGCAACGGCCCCGAGATGTAGGAGATGGACTGGTAGCGCTTCGTCGTCAGTTCCATCGCTCAACCCTCTCCGCCGGCCACGGCCGGCTCGGCCGGCTTGGCGCCGAAGGCCTCGGGCAGCCGCCGCAGCCATTCCTCCAGATAGACGTCGAACTCTTCCTTGGGCACGTCCTTCATCCGGGCGATCTCCTCGATCTGCTTCAGGTTGAGGATGTCGTCCAGCAGCATCCCCCGCTTGAGGGCGGCGAGCGCCAGGTCGTAGAAGTGGAGGATGGCCTTCAGGATGCCGTAGGATTTGCGCAGCGGGCAGTGGGCGTCGTCGGTGAAGGCGTTCTGCTGCAGGAAGTCCTCGCGCAGCATCTTGCCGGCCTCGATCACCATGCGCTGGTCGTCCTGCAGCGCGTCGGGTCCCACCAGCTGGACGATCTCCTGCAGTTCCGCCTCGCGCTGCAGCAGGGCCCCGGCGCGGTCGCGCAGCTCCTCGAAGTCGGCCGGCATGTGCTCGCGGTACCAGGGCTGGAACAGGTCGGTGTACAGGCTGTAGGAACGCAGCCAGTTGATCGCCGGGAAGTGGCGCCGGCTGGCCAGTTTGTCGTCCAGGGCCCAGAAGGTCCCGGTGATGCGCAGGGTGGCCTGCGTGACCGGCTCGCTGAAGTCCCCGCCGGGCGGCGAGACGGCGCCGATCACGGTGATCGACCCCCGCCGCTCGGGGCGGCCCAGGCAGACCACCCGCGCCGCCCGTTCATAGAAGGCGGCGAGGCGGCTGCTGAGGTAGGAGGGGTAGCCTTCCTCCGCCGGCATCTCCTCCAGGCGGGAGGAGATCTCGCGCATCGCCTCCGCCCAGCGGCTGGTGGAGTCGGCCATCAGGGCCACCTTCAGCCCCTGGTCGCGCCAGTATTCGGCCAGCGTGATCCCGGTATAGACCGAGGCTTCGCGGGCGGCCACGGGCATGTTGGAGGTGTTGGCGATGATGATCGTCCGCTCCATGAGCGGCCGGCCGGTGCGCGGGTCCTCCAGCTGGGGGAACTCGTCCAGGACGTGGGTCATCTCGTTGCCCCGCTCGCCGCAGCCGACGTAGATGATGACGTCGGCGTCGCCCCACTTGGCCAGGGTCTGCTGGGTGATCGTCTTGCCCGAACCGAAGGGGCCCGGGATGGCCGCCGTGCCGCCCATGGCCACGGGGAACAGCACGTCCAGTACGCGCTGCCCGGTGATGAAGGGCTCGCGGGGTTCCAGGCGCTGGCGGACGGGCCGGGGCTGCCGCACCGGCCAGCGGTGCATCAGCTGCAGCTCCGTCCCGTCCCGCAGGCGGGCCACGGTCTCCGTGACGGTGACTTCCCCGGCCCTGATCTCCGCCACCTCGCCGCCGGCCGCCGTGGGCGGGACGAGGATCTGGTGCTTGAAGTTGAACTCCTGGACCCAGCCGATGACGTCGCCGGGGCCGACCACCGCCCCGACCTCCACCGACGGCTGGAAGACCCACCGCTTCTCCCGATCCAGCGCCGGCACGGTGGCGCCGCGGGCGATGAAGTCGCCCTTCTGCGCCCGCACGCCTTCCAGCGGCCGGAGGATCCCGTCGAAGACGCCGTGGAGCAGCCCCGGGCCGAGTTCGACGGTCAGGGGACGGCCGGTGCTCTCCACCGGCTCGCCGACATAGAGGCCCGAGGTGTCCTCATAGACCTGGACGAAGGCCGTGTCGCCGTCGAGACGGATGATCTCGCCCAGCAGGCCCTCCTTGCCGACGCGCACGATGTCGTACATCCGCGCGCCGGTCATGCCCCTGGCGATCACCGCGGGACCGGCGATTTTGACGATGGAACCCGTGATGGCCATAGCCGTCCTCCTACCTCAACTTCACATAGAAGCCGATGTGCTCTTTCACCAGCCGCGCAATATACGCTTCGCCCGTTTCCACCTCGGCCCTGGCCGCGGGGAAGGGCACAAGGATGGGCAGGTCGCGGTCCCGCATCAACCGGGCCCGTTCCTCCTCCGTCCCCTCAAGCAGGGCTTCGTTGACCGCGATCAGGCCGTAGTCCAGTGTCAAAAGCGTCCGCAGGTGCTCCAGGGCGGCCCGCGGGGAGTCGGCCTCCCGCACCTCCACGCCGGCCAGCCGGAACCCGGTGGCGGTCTCCGGGTCGGTGATCACGGCCATGCGGTACGCCATCCTAGACCACCACCATCTCGCGGCGCACCACGTCGCGCGGAATGCCCAGCGGCTTGCTGCGGGCCAGCAGGCGCAGGTTCTTGACCTCATTGTACTTGAGGGCCAGGTAGGCGACGACGATGTCGATGCCCAGCGGGTCGCCCAGGTACAGGCGGGTCTGGGCCCGGATCAGGGCCAGGTCCAGCTCGCGCTCGAAGGCGGTCAGGTCGCCGCCCGCGGTCTTGACGGGGAACCCCTGGACCCGCAGCCATTTCATGCCCTGCTCCGCCGTGCGGGCATCGGCCAGCAGGAGGAACACCTCCTCGGTCACGATGCGTCCGCCCGGGATGAAGAACCGGATCTTCGCCTCCGCACCAATCTCCGCCCCCTGGAGCTTCAACGCCGTCTTGACGTTCGTCGCGTCGAGTTCGGCCTCCAGCAGAGCGCGCACCACCTGCTGGCTGTGGCCGCGCCCGCGGGCCACCTGCAGGCCGTGCTGCACGTAGAACCGTTCCAGGCGCAACTCCAGGGCGAACAGGTCTTTCCCCTCCGCGTACTCGCTCAACCCCGCCGCCAGCGGTTGGGCGAAGACGTGCTCCAGCCCGCTGAAGGCCCCCACCACCGCCGGGATGTCGGGTTGCCCCGTCAGGTCGCGCAACGCGGCCTCGTTCAGGCTGCCCGCAGGCATCAGATTCGCGGCAATCTCCTCTCCGCTCGTCCCGCGGTGCTTGCCCCGCAGGATGACCAGCAGGTTCATCAGATCCCACCGCATCAGCACGATCTCGATCAGCGCGCGGGCCGTGCCGTCGGCGAAGGAGAGGATCTTCGTCGTGGTCTGGTAGAAGTTGCGGGCCAGCGCGGCGTCCACCGCCTGCAGCGCGGGAAAGCGGGCCAGGGCCTCCTGGAGGTCCCGGGCGTAGGGCGTGGTGTTGAGGGCCTGGAGAAAGGCGTCCAGCGTGGGCAGGACCAGCAGTTCCTCCATCCGCCCCGGATCCAGCAGGCGGCTGCGCATGGCCCGCACCCGGGCGTTGATGTACGGGAAGTCAGGCACTCAGCGCCCCCACAACACCCTGGCCACCTCCGACGCCAGCACCGGCTTGATGCGCTCGATCCGCGAGGACAGGGTGTTCTCCACCACGAACCGCCGGTCGAGGGTGGCCACGCGCACCCCGCCGCTGACGTCCGGCGCGGCGGCCACCTCAGCGTCGATCCCCAGCTCTTTGACCAGTTGCCGGGCCAGCTCCCGATCGTCCGGATGGACCTCCACCACGAGCCGTCCGCTCATCCCGGCGGCCGCCTCGCGCAGCAGCGCCCGCAGCGCCGCCGCGTAGCGCGCCCGGTCCTGCCGGATCCGCCGCAGCTCCTCTTCCGCCCGGCTGAAGACCTCGGCCAGAGCACGGTCCTTGGCCTGCAGGACCAGCGCCGCGGCCCGCACCTGGGCGCTGCTGGCGGCCCGGGCCAGCGCCGTCCGACGCTCGCTCTCCGCCCGCGCGCGAGCGGCCTGCAGGTGCTCGGCGGCCTGGCGGCGCGCCTCCGCCGTGATCTGCTGGGCGCGCTCCCGCCCCTCGGCCAGGATGCGCTCGATCTCCGCGGCGGACTCTTTCTCCAGAATGGCCAGCAGCTCGGAACTCATCCCCTAGATCTTGCCGATGACGAAGAAGGCCACCAGGAAGCCCAGGATGATCATCGTTTCGGGCAGGGCCAGGAAGACGAGCATGAGGCCGCCGATCTCGGGCCGCTCCGCAATCGCGCCCGCCGCCGCCGCGCCGATGCGCGACTGGGCCCAGGCCGTGCCGATGGCGCCGAGCCCGACGCTGATCGCCGCGGCCAGCCCCAGCAGGCCGGCCCCCGCGCCGCGCGGAGGAGCCGCGGCCGTCTCCTCGGGCGCGGCCAGCGCCGCCGCGGCCAGGAGCAGCGTGGCGGTCAGGGCCAGCATCAGAACCAGCACCGCGTTCTTCACCATCCTCACCTCCCGAACTGTCTGTCTTCCACCGGTTGCCGCCAGGCGCGCGGGCCGGGTGAAGTCTGGGGCACCGTCACTCACGCCTCCGACGACTTCTGGAACGGCCGGTACCGCCGTCCCGTCTCCTCATGGAACTTGAACTTGCTGAAGAACTCCACCCAGTGCAGACGCGCCGGCTGGATGACGTGTCCGATGATCGTGAAGACGAAGAACAGGGCCTGGAACAGCGCCCCCACGAACACGCTCATCACGACGCCGACGCTGCCGGCCTGGGCCCCCAGCTGGTTGGCGGCGTTGGCCAGCGCCGCCGCCGCCAGGCCGAAGGCCATGAGCCGGGCGTGGGACAGGATGTGTCCGAAGGCGGACGTACTCTCCAGCAGCCACAGGAAGCGCTTGATGGGATCCCGTTCCACCAGCAACGACAGCAGCGCCACCCCGATGGCGGCCGCGAAGACATAGAGCCCGATGGACCCGAGGGAGGCGGGCAGGGTCCCGCCGCGGGCGCCCAGGAAGAGCAGCAGGCCGGCGGTGCCCAGCATGATCACCGCGGCCTCAAAGACCCCGACCAGGTGCCGGTGCCGGAGCGCCTGAACCAGGTGCACGATCAGGCCGAAGAAGATCATCAGCACCCCGGCGGCGATGATGAAGAGGAAGTAGCGGTTCGTCTCGTGCACCCGGT
The nucleotide sequence above comes from Armatimonadota bacterium. Encoded proteins:
- a CDS encoding V-type ATP synthase subunit D; protein product: MPETVSPTRMNLLQRKQQAQIAVQGVDLLKRKRDALVADFFNIVRQSLAARERLAAAAKEAYILLALAKAWEGREALEAAALADRREMLVDIEVRNVWGTKIPEVEVREVRRSLLERGHNPATTSARTVESAANFEEVLRAILEVAATEIKLKKIGEEIKKTTRRVNALEQVVIPRLRGEIRFIASVLEQRAREDVFRLKRIKAKLEARERTG
- a CDS encoding V-type ATP synthase subunit B translates to MELTTKRYQSISYISGPLLFVEGAKDLSYGAIVNIHLPDDTVRGGQVIEVSEKNAVIQVFEETTGLDLARTSISLREDVARLGVSREIIGRRFNGLGEPIDGLPPIIPEKRLPIIGAPINPVARQRPREFIQTGISAIDGLNTLVRGQKLPIFSGAGLPHNEIAAQIARQAKVLGAAEDFSVVFAAMGITQREAAYFIDQFESTGALARSVVFLNLADDPAIERLITPRVALTAAEYLAFELDMQVLVILTDMTNYCEALREIGAAREEIPGRRGYPGYMYTDLATIYERAGRIHGRKGSITQLPILTMPDDDITHPIADLTGYITEGQIILSRELHRLGIYPPITPLRSLSRLMNDGIGKGRTREDHGGLRDQLYSAYANGVDLRRLVAIIGEEALTDRDRLYLRFADEFERQFLNQGQTDRTIEETLNLAWKLLSMFPKGELKRVKQDHIDKYYGALMEEIWEERRRL
- a CDS encoding V-type ATPase subunit, with amino-acid sequence MPDFPYINARVRAMRSRLLDPGRMEELLVLPTLDAFLQALNTTPYARDLQEALARFPALQAVDAALARNFYQTTTKILSFADGTARALIEIVLMRWDLMNLLVILRGKHRGTSGEEIAANLMPAGSLNEAALRDLTGQPDIPAVVGAFSGLEHVFAQPLAAGLSEYAEGKDLFALELRLERFYVQHGLQVARGRGHSQQVVRALLEAELDATNVKTALKLQGAEIGAEAKIRFFIPGGRIVTEEVFLLLADARTAEQGMKWLRVQGFPVKTAGGDLTAFERELDLALIRAQTRLYLGDPLGIDIVVAYLALKYNEVKNLRLLARSKPLGIPRDVVRREMVVV
- a CDS encoding V-type ATP synthase subunit A — encoded protein: MAITGSIVKIAGPAVIARGMTGARMYDIVRVGKEGLLGEIIRLDGDTAFVQVYEDTSGLYVGEPVESTGRPLTVELGPGLLHGVFDGILRPLEGVRAQKGDFIARGATVPALDREKRWVFQPSVEVGAVVGPGDVIGWVQEFNFKHQILVPPTAAGGEVAEIRAGEVTVTETVARLRDGTELQLMHRWPVRQPRPVRQRLEPREPFITGQRVLDVLFPVAMGGTAAIPGPFGSGKTITQQTLAKWGDADVIIYVGCGERGNEMTHVLDEFPQLEDPRTGRPLMERTIIIANTSNMPVAAREASVYTGITLAEYWRDQGLKVALMADSTSRWAEAMREISSRLEEMPAEEGYPSYLSSRLAAFYERAARVVCLGRPERRGSITVIGAVSPPGGDFSEPVTQATLRITGTFWALDDKLASRRHFPAINWLRSYSLYTDLFQPWYREHMPADFEELRDRAGALLQREAELQEIVQLVGPDALQDDQRMVIEAGKMLREDFLQQNAFTDDAHCPLRKSYGILKAILHFYDLALAALKRGMLLDDILNLKQIEEIARMKDVPKEEFDVYLEEWLRRLPEAFGAKPAEPAVAGGEG
- a CDS encoding DUF881 domain-containing protein — protein: MAWFPSSARPWRVTRLQVSMAVILAAVAFLAVTQIRNELLIRQQLRLPSQRLEELGFMLREMERQRAALETQIVQLRSQLHAYEQGAAQGRDQLEVLGRQLERLRALAGHTHIAGPGLIVELDDSPLPLRPGDDPNTVILHYTDLQGVINDLFAGGAEAVAVNGERIISTTGVNCVGTTIICNAKRLAPPYRVIAVGPPDEMLAYLERPDGVVQALRAFAFPVKITKGVLVGVPAYRGSYRFTYARPTGPFE
- a CDS encoding V-type ATP synthase subunit E; the encoded protein is MSSELLAILEKESAAEIERILAEGRERAQQITAEARRQAAEHLQAARARAESERRTALARAASSAQVRAAALVLQAKDRALAEVFSRAEEELRRIRQDRARYAAALRALLREAAAGMSGRLVVEVHPDDRELARQLVKELGIDAEVAAAPDVSGGVRVATLDRRFVVENTLSSRIERIKPVLASEVARVLWGR
- a CDS encoding V-type ATP synthase subunit F; the encoded protein is MAYRMAVITDPETATGFRLAGVEVREADSPRAALEHLRTLLTLDYGLIAVNEALLEGTEEERARLMRDRDLPILVPFPAARAEVETGEAYIARLVKEHIGFYVKLR
- a CDS encoding F0F1 ATP synthase subunit C, which produces MVKNAVLVLMLALTATLLLAAAALAAPEETAAAPPRGAGAGLLGLAAAISVGLGAIGTAWAQSRIGAAAAGAIAERPEIGGLMLVFLALPETMIILGFLVAFFVIGKI